The following proteins are co-located in the Bradyrhizobium sp. AZCC 2176 genome:
- a CDS encoding NADH-quinone oxidoreductase subunit C, with translation MDDGKLDALGQTIVSALGGAASAHAVAFNQLTVTVEAGKIVEVMKYLRDDPALRFVNIVDVTAVDYPGREKRFDVVYHLLSPTLNERIRIRAEADETTQVPSIIDVFPGADWFERETYDLYGVIFTGHPDMRRLLTDYGFDGHPLRKDFPLTGFVEVRYDDQEKRVLYEPVRLNQEFRKFDFLSPWEGADYPLPGDEKAEPKA, from the coding sequence ATGGACGACGGTAAGCTCGACGCTCTTGGGCAGACGATTGTTAGCGCGCTTGGCGGCGCGGCCAGCGCCCATGCGGTCGCGTTCAACCAGCTCACCGTCACGGTCGAGGCGGGCAAGATCGTCGAGGTGATGAAGTACTTGCGCGACGATCCTGCCTTGCGCTTCGTCAATATCGTCGACGTGACGGCGGTCGATTATCCCGGCCGCGAGAAGCGTTTCGACGTGGTCTATCATCTGTTGTCGCCGACGCTGAACGAGCGCATCCGCATCCGCGCCGAGGCCGATGAGACCACGCAGGTGCCCTCGATCATCGACGTGTTTCCCGGCGCCGACTGGTTCGAGCGCGAGACCTACGACCTTTACGGCGTGATCTTCACCGGCCATCCCGACATGCGGCGGCTGCTGACCGATTACGGCTTCGACGGCCATCCGCTGCGCAAGGATTTCCCGCTCACCGGCTTTGTCGAGGTTCGCTACGACGACCAGGAGAAGCGGGTGCTCTACGAGCCGGTCCGGCTCAACCAGGAATTCCGCAAATTCGATTTCCTCTCGCCATGGGAAGGCGCGGACTATCCGCTGCCGGGCGACGAGAAGGCTGAGCCGAAGGCCTGA